In one Balaenoptera ricei isolate mBalRic1 chromosome 20, mBalRic1.hap2, whole genome shotgun sequence genomic region, the following are encoded:
- the ENGASE gene encoding cytosolic endo-beta-N-acetylglucosaminidase isoform X5, which translates to MSSLEELLAWTPDVEDSFNVALGPPECRQPPLSSRRPRTLMCHDMMGGYLDDKFIQGSAAQSPYSFYHWQYIDIFVYFSHHTVTIPPVGWTNAAHRHGVCVLGTFITEWKEGERLCEAFLAGDERSYRAVAHQLVLIAQFFRFDGWLINIENSLSLAAVGNVPHFLRYLTTQLHQQVPRGLVLWYDSVVSSGQLTWQDELNEHNRVFFDSCDGFFTNYNWREEHLERMLGQAGERLADVYVGVDVFARGNVVGGRFDTDKSLELIRKHGFSVALFAPGWVYECLEKGDFFQNQDKFWSLLERYLPTHSICSLPFVTSFCLGMGTRRVCYGQEEAVGPWYHLSAQEIQPLFGEHRLQGDGRGWVKMHCCLADAWNGGSSLVIRGLIPPEVGNVAVRPAAGLAGQPAAPPCPGGRSWRTGPGTVPLPSGFPVASHHRTSLLQVILPAAETSSRRSPRPLRVPPTKLAKWVGRCGQQLSGGWVQRCYEVNLRGCLLQALFVNFSRPPGSQEEENFICRLGEIQVVDASSLLTPLPQVQAVTVSQVRWQLAASEGESGAAGLRLSCTLHWAYLLPHVRCFRIHCCRGSGGDSPCRGPSEPERPTLLGLAFVNRYRIVDLAVAAAETGRDGRVEFLVEPIPKEGFLVPRAKWGRAAMLYSTPRT; encoded by the exons GTTTATTCAGGGCTCAGCCGCGCAGAGCCCCTATTCCTTCTACCACTGGCAGTACATCGACATCTTTGTGTACTTCAGCCATCACACGGTCACCATCCCCCCGGTAGGCTGGACCAACGCTGCCCACAGACATGGGGTCTGTGTGCTGG GGACTTTCATCACCGAATGGAAAGAAGGGGAGCGGCTCTGTGAGGCCTTCCTGGCTGGGGACGAGCGCTCATACCGGGCGGTGGCCCATCAGCTGGTCCTGATTGCCCAGTTTTTCCGATTCGATGGCTGGCTGATCAACATCGAGAACTCTCTGAGT CTGGCCGCCGTGGGGAACGTGCCCCACTTCCTCCGGTACCTGACCACTCAGCTGCATCAACAGGTCCCCAGGGGCCTGGTGCTCTGGTATGACAGCGTGGTGAGCAGTGGGCAACTcacgtggcaggatgagctcaaCGAGCACAACAG GGTCTTCTTCGATTCCTGCGATGGCTTCTTCACCAACTATAACTGGCGAGAGGAGCATCTGGAGCGGatgctggggcaggcgggggagCGCCTGGCCGACGTGTACGTGGGAGTGGATGTGTTCGCCCGGGGCAATGTCGTCGGGGGCCGGTTCGACACGGACAAG TCACTGGAGCTGATCCGGAAGCACGGGTTCTCGGTGGCTCTGTTCGCACCTGGCTGGGTGTACGAGTGTTTGGAGAAGGGGGATTTCTTCCAGAACCAGGACAA GTTCTGGAGTTTGCTGGAACGCTATCTGCCCACGCACAGTATCTGCTCCTTGCCCTTTGTCACTTCCTTCTGCCTGGGCATGGGGACTCGAAGAGTCTGCTATGGCCAG GAGGAGGCCGTGGGGCCCTGGTACCACCTGAGCGCCCAGGAAATCCAGCCCCTGTTTGGAGAGCACAGGCTGCAAGGGGACGGACGGGGCTGGGTGAAGATGCACTGCTGCCTGGCGGACGCCTGGAACGGGGGCAGCTCTCTGGTTATCCGGGGGCTGATTCCGCCCGAGGTTGGAAACGTGGCTGTGAG ACCTGCGGCTGGCCTCGCCGGGCAGCCCGCTGCCCCTCCCTGTCCTGGAGGGAGAAGTTGGCGGACGGGACCCGGAACAGTCCCGCTTCCCAGCGGTTTCCCTGTGGCCTCTCATCACAGGACCTCCCTCCTCCAGGTTATTCTCCCTGCAG CAGAAACGAGCTCAAGGCGCAGTCCCCGACCCCTCCGGGTGCCCCCGACCAAGCTGGCCAAATGGGTGGGCCGCTGCGGCCAGCAGCTCAGCGGGGGCTGGGTCCAGCG CTGCTACGAAGTGAATCTGCGGGGCTGCCTCCTGCAGGCCCTCTTCGTTAATTTCTCCCGGCCTCCGGGCAGCCAGGAGGAGGAGAACTTCATCTGTCGCCTTGGAGAGATCCAG GTGGTGGATGCCAGTAGCCTGCTGACGCCTCTGCCTCAGGTGCAGGCCGTGACTGTCTCGCAGGTGCGCTGGCAGCTGGCCGCCTCCGAGGGGGAGAGCGGCGCCGCTGGGCTCCGGCTCAGCTGTACCCTGCACTGGGCCTACCTCCTCCCTCACGTCCGATGCTTCCGGATCCACTGCTGTCGAGGGTCAGGAGGTGACTCTCCTTGCAGGGGGCCGTCGGAGCCAGAGAGGCCCACGCTCCTGGGCCTGGCTTTTGTCAACCGGTATCGGATAGTGGACCTGGCAGTGGCAGCCGCAGAGACTGGCCGGGATGGCCGTGTGGAGTTCCTGGTGGAGCCCATCCCCAAGGAGGGGTTTCTGGTACCGCGGGCCAAGTGGGGCAGGGCGGCCATGCTGTACTCCACGCCCCGCACATGA